The DNA window TGAAAACTCCAGCCAGGCTACTTCCCAACAGGCACAATACGAAGCGGCTGCTCCTgctgaagcccctcccactgaagctcctcctcctgctcctgagaAACCTCCACCTACACAGCAACAAGCTACAGTAAGTTCCTGGAGCCCACCGGAACCTCAAGCTCAACCCCTGCAAGCTGAGGCTCAGAGTCTCTCCCAAAATCATGAGCCTGCCCACCAGCCTGTGACTTCCTGGGCCCCAGCTCAGAGCGAGTCGCAGCCACAGGCCCCCGTGACCGCCTGGGCCCCAGCTCAGAGCGAGTCACAGCCTCAGGCCCCTGTGACTGCCTGGGCCCCAGTGCAGAGCGAGTCACAGCCACAAGCCCCTGTGACTGCCTGGGCCCCAGTGCAGAGCGAGTCACAGCCACAAGCCCCTGTGACCGCCTGGGCCCCAGCTCAGAGCGAGTCACAGCCACAGGCCCCCGTGACGGCCTGGGCCCCAGCTCAGAGCGAGTCACAGCCACAAGCCCCCGTGACCGCCTGGGCCCCAGCTCAGAGCGAGTCACAGCCACAAGCCCCCGTGACGGCCTGGGCCCCAGCTCAGAGCGAGTCACAGCCACAGGCCCCCGTGACCGCCTGGGCCCCAGCTCAGAGCGAGTCACAGCCACAAGCCCCCATGACCGCCTGGGCCCCAGCTCAGAGCGAGTCACAGCCACAGGCCCCCATGACGGCCTGGGCCCCAGCTCAGAGCGAGTCACAGCCACAAGCCCCCGTGACCGCCCGGGCCCCAGCTCAGAGCGAGTCACAGCCTCAGGCCCCTGTGACCGCCTGGACCCCAGCGCAGAGCAAGTCACAGCCACAAGCCCCTGTGACTGCCTGGGCCCCAGTGCAGAGCGAGTCACAGCCACAAGCCCCCGTGACCGCCTGGGCCCCAGCTCAGAGCGAGTCACAGCCACAAGCCCCCGTGACCGCCTGGGCCCCAGCTCAGAGCGAGTCACAGCCACAGGCCCCCATGACGGCCTGGGCCCCAGCTCAGAGCGAGTCACAGCCACAGGCCCCCGTGACGGACTGGGCCCCAGCTCAGAGCGAGTCACAGCCACAAGCCCCCGTGACCGCCTGGGCCCCAGCTCAGAGCGAGTCACAGCCACAGGCCCCCGTGACCGCCTGGGCCCCAGCTCAGAGCGAGTCACAGCTATCCTGGGTTTCACCACCCCAGCCAGAGCAACAGCCCAAACCACCCCCACGCAAACAGCATACCTGGGCCCCGTCATCACCGCCCCAAGTGCAGGTAGACACCCAAGTGCAACCCCCCTGGCCGCAGTCCTCCCCAACTGAGGCACAGGTCGAGGCTCAACCTCGCTGGCCttccccaccccagccccagtCCCCCGCGACCGCGTGGGCCCCCCAGCCCAACCATGCTCCGGCGAGCGCCATGGCCTCAGCCCAAAATCACGTAGCGGCTCACCAGCCGGCGAAGTCCCAGAATCCCCCGGAGCGCTCTGCGGTTCCACCACCTCCACCGCGACGGATTAACTCCTATACGCATGTGTCAAAGGCCCTGTCCGAATCTCCGGCCGGCCCAGGCCCAGCTTTCGGGATGCCCGCCCTCAGAGGCAAAGGGGCAGAGCTGTTTGCCAAGAGGCAGTCCCGTATGGAGAAGTATGTGGTGGACTCTGCTACCGTGGAGGCTAACAGAGCTAAAGCTCAGTCCCCCACTGCTTCTTTGCCCGGCTCATGGAAGTATTCCTCTAACATCCGagctcctccacccctctcctaCAATCCCATCCAGTCCCCTTCCTATCCCCCCGGGGCAGTCAAGCCGGCACCTTCATCCGGCCCTGCCGCAAAGGCTAAGGGCAAGGgcaaggggaagggaaaaccgGTCAAACCTCTCCATGCCCTGGATGTCATGAAATATCAGCCCTACCAGCTGAACTCATCCCTCTTCACTTATGGCCCAGCTGTGGAAACAAGTCCAAAGCCAACACCCTCCCCTGTCCCCGCCCCTTCCCCTGCACCTGTTAGCcaaaatcaaccaatcagatatGAGAAAGTTGCTGCAGTCCAGCCTTCTGGACCAATGAGTGCTCATTATCCTGTCTCATCACAGCAACCCCAACACCCTCAGCATCCTCCTTATGGGGCAGCTCCTGGTTACCAAGATGGTCCCTCTTACCAAATGTCTGCTAATTCCTACCAACAACCACCTAACCCTGTCTATCAGCCAGGTCCTAGCCCTCCCTACCAACAAGTCCCAAGCCCTTCTTACCAACAAGTTCCTAGCCCTGCCTACCACCAAGCCTATAACCCTGCCTATCAACAAGCCCCTAGCCCTCCCTATCCAGCAGCTCCTTCAGCACCCTACCAACCAGCTCCTaaccctctccctcccagttCCTACGTGGTTCCCAAGTTCCCCGTTCCCTCGAAAGCTGAGCCTGCAGCCGCGGGTGTGGTCCTGGCTGCTCCAAAGCCCAAGTTCTCTGCAAAAAAGTCCGCAGCTCAGGTGTGGAAACCAGCAGCCGTGGAGCAGGAATGATCGGAGCTGTTCTgcagtacgcacacacatagcaGACACTTTGCTTGAAATAACAGCTGTAGGTTGGTTGAGCGGTCATGTTGGGTTGTCCTCCTCTGACGCCATTTAACTGGCGTCCTGAGAACAAGACAAAAATGATACGGAATGATTAAGAATTTTACAGAATGCTAGAAGGGTTAAAACCAACGCTTCATGTTCTTGTTTAGCAAATTGCAAAGGTAGTTtaatttcagttgttgttgCTGTGAATCATAATATCAATTCAAGACTAGCTGAAGAGCATTTCTTAATATCTGAATAATGTATAGGTTTTGCAGGTCAGCTTCATGTAGTTATGTTGTCTGGAAAAGACAAAgtttatctttgtttttcaAGCAAAAATGTTGCTTTCCATATTAAcattcactttctctttctttcttcagtaTCATTATTTAGGTTACTATAAAAGGGAGCTGGGTAATtcacaatattttacatttagttGACAAAGCCAAAACAGTTTTCCATTAATTTTTATATCAAATAGTAAACTCTCAGCATGACCTTATTATTTGGTGTTATAATTGGGAAAGacaaaaagctgtttttgaTATGCAACTCTACATAAACATATGTTTAATATATTGATGGCACACATGCTCTTAAATGCTAGCGTttagacaaagagagagggaaaaagacaGAGCAAAGCAATAGAATGAATGTTTAAGAAAgatattttggtttaaaaaggaAATACGAAGTTGGCTGAAAGTGGTAAAAGTAAAATGTTCTGCAAAAATGCAGATTCAATCTAAACACAGGGGacatatatatttaaaggtTTTACCATATTCAAAAGGgtttgtgcacacacaaaccactaTGTTGACTGACTGAATCAGCTGAACCACTGGTTTTACTGAAGCTAGCACCTTTTGCGCATGCTAAAACTTAGTAGTAAATCTGGCCTGTGGACAGTGGTTGATGAAACCAACtgaacatgtattttaaaaagaagaatcATTAAACTTTCTTGGTTTGAAATTGAATCTTGCCCACTGAATCCATACTGAGTGACTGGATTGGAACATCAGTattatatgtgcacacacaaagctATCAAGAACATTTTTGCATACACTTATTTTGTTCCATTAATGGAACTGCGCTTAACACTTTCAAAAGTTCACACATGTTTTGTTGAGAGAATACAGTTAAATATATCATCATTTCAGGAATAAAATATCCGGTTGAAGTGTGAAAAGTATGGATTCAATGGCAAATTGTGTGCAGAAGAAAACAGAGTCATATGTAAATAGTGAgtcaaagaaaaacacagtaCAACAGAAAATGTTGTTGCTACTGTATACGAAACAAATTTAATGATCTGCGAATCTAGATCATCTTCTATGTGAGGAGTGCATTCTCCAGCGTTAGGTTACAAATTATGTCTGTATGTAAGCACCACAAACACATATTATTCTGACTTTTGAAGGTGGAGAGAATGTATGAAAGAAGTTGAAATCTTAGCAATGTTGTTTTGCTAAACTTGCAATTTCATAAGACTGAAGAGGAACAGTGTTTTATAAGTGTAATTCATGTTAGGGTTACAAGTGGAGGAGGTGGGACATACTGAAATTAACATGCTTCTCTCAATGGATGTAGATCTTGTAAACTTCTCTTCAGTATTGTCCAAAGGCCCAACTTGAGCAGTGTGGATATTGCTTTcaacatatgttttttttttttttgccggctGAAATGTTGTTTGAGACCCCAAAATTTGCTGCACCACGTGATTGGCTACTCCTCTGTTTGGAGGTGGTCATCCCAGGATGAGAAGGGGGGTTTATGTTTGTTCTGATATGTATCAGAGCAGGTATCactgtacttttttgtttgttttgtataagCCTTGCCTGTGCTTTCCTTCTTTTACTGTTTAGTTTTCCCACTGATGtgtcattttcacaaatttcaACCTGCTTCGTTCAAAAGACAACAGAATTATCCAGCGCAGAAAGGCTTTGCTGAATCTAAATTTGCCCTTTCAATGAGAGCAAAAAAATGtctcataaaatgtagatatactgtagcttgGTATAGAAATGAAATGGTTCTGTGAAGCCTTGGAGCCATTTTGTTAAATCTGTTGTCTTGTTCCTCTTGTTATTCTTTTTCCTTTATGTTTTCTCCCTGTGGTGAACTTTCTGTGTGCTTCACCTCTATATCATTAAAAAGTGGCTCTTATCCATATGTTTTGGGTTTTCTTTGGCTGTTTGCTTTTGCATGAATTTCGGAGCAATTCACTTTCTTTACGTTTAATGTTCACTcacctcaccctcacacacactttcccttTTCACGTTCATATTTCCCAGTGCTCACTcacctcaccctcacacacactttcctttTCACGTTCACATTTCCCAGTGCTCACTcacctcaccctcacacacactttcctttTCACGTTCATATTTCCCAGTGCTCACTcacctcaccctcacacacactttcctttTCACGTTCATATTTCCCAGCGCTCACGCACATCGCAGTTTTATTGCTTATTTTTGTCAGCCCTGGCTGCCAATTTTTGCGGCTTTCTGGTGAGTTTCACTACCATATTGAAGAACTACTTGAAAACATTGTTGCAATATCAGCGCATTGATTGTATTTGGAATAATATGTTCAGAACTTCAGTGACAATTAATTGCAGCACCAAACACTTGTGGATAGTAGAAACAAGCTCTCATACAGTTTCCCCTTTTAAAAGCCAATGGTTATATTTGCAGCAGTAATGCTAGTCAATTCTAAGAAGGATTGTCCCATTAGGAGGGTGTCCTATAGACTGATTTACATCATTAACTGTCCATCAGTTTATTGTCCATCCATTGATTGTCCATTCATAGTCTTTAATTTGTTGGCAACTCAGTCTTGAACTTTATCTTACAGTGACTCTGATTCCATTTTTAGCAAAGCTGAGCTGTAAGGATATCCCATATTGCTATGGTTTTCCCATATCACACGGTGTgatataaacacattaaatttcAGCTTCTATTGTCAGTTTCAATACATAGTAGAGATGAGCCATGTTCACCCAACTTATAATAATAACTCAATGCCTGCCATTAATAAAACACGTGGCCCTCATTAAAAAGTTACCCATTTCTTCTTAGCGACCCAATAGGATACAGGCTTCCAGGTGAAGGCTAGAAAGCTGCAGTCAGGATTGGTTGAAAACAAGCTCCGTGAGGCAGAATGGCCAGTGTTGCATTGTGCAATGTGAGGTTTTATTTTAATCGGGTCTAAATGGGTCATTATGATGGCAGTGGCTAAGTATGGAAAGACTTGGACACCAGGGCCCCCGAAGGAGCATGATGAAGGGGATATTGTTTCTTGGGGTGGTATGTCAGTCTCCCATGGTTTTCATTTGTGGGGCATTATGGTGCTGAGCTTATTCGGGAAACAGAAAGGCACTTCACTGAGGTGTAGATGAAGtctactccctctctccctctctatctctctctctctctctctctctctatctctgtgcATTATAAGTGTCGTCTCAGCATAAATTCGTGAACTTAAGAAAAAATTAACTTAAGCTTAAGAAAAAATTTTCTATGTGCCTTTCGCCTAAGAAAAAGTTTAGAAACTATGGTCCCTACAGGGTGGGTGTAGAGTGATAGTCCCCTCTTGGtaacaggtgtgtttgtgttgtgtatgtgtgtgcaactTTATATGAAACTTGAAACCTTAGCATTCAGGAAAAATGAATGTCTCTGTTTCCTTGTGGATCTTGTGACTAATGACCATAAGTATGATTCATCAGCTATTTTTAATCTCATCAGAAACAAAATATATGCCTagacctttttttccctctagaGAGAAGATGGCAACAGTGGCCAGCCAAATACACATCAAGGCAGTACGGCAGACGGAATCTTTGTGGTCAGTTTAATgcccttgtgatgtcataaaatgAGCAAGAATGCGGTGATGTCATGCTGAATCACCAGAGCAGGGGTTAGAACATCCAGCTACGCCTTCCCGAGCATTGCCATGTCATCGGCAGTAAACCCTCACTCTATTTTAAGCGTCCCCTGGGATTAAAAGGCGTAAATCTAGACAATCTGACCTCTGACACTGATGTGCCTTGTGCGGGTGTGAGGCAAACATCTGCCTCACGTAGAATGCCCTCATCTGGCCCGCCCTCTTCCTGGTGTCAGACCACTGTTCCCCAACATGACCTCAGGTTTGAGACTGCCCTGGGTGGGatgtcccatgatgcactgcacTGTAGCGAATTAGAAGAACTAAAAATACATGCAGTCACATTGCCgtcaatcaaaaataaataaatcaattttgcaTTACATTCAGATTGACGTTTTCATATGTGACTTATTTTGGAATTGTGTTACACTATTACTCTGCaatcatttagcagacgctcttattcagagtgactgaTAGAATTGGAGAATatcagtgttagtctcaggaatacaaCATTGCAATCACCAAGAAGACTGAGAAGGCCTATTTATAATCAACAAGTGTAGAGTTATCCAAGCAAGCCAACAATTAGTACTGTTACAACATTATGTATTTGTATACTTAGATATAAACCGTATATTTAGCATGATTCCCATTTTCAGgagttattacattacattacaggcatttagcagacgctcttatccagagcgacttacacaactttttacatagcactttacattgtatccatttatacagctggatatatactgaagcaatgcaggttaagtaccttgctcaagggtacaacggcagtgtccttacccgggattcgaacctacgacctttcggttacaagcgcagttccttacccactgtgccacactccgtccttatAAGTATACTAAGCAAAACAATTAATATTCCTTATTTGTATTTCTACTGGTCTTTGCCAGCCATTTTCAGGAGTACTTTCTCAACTTTTCTTCTGCAGTCTTGTGGAATCTAGGCCAGGGATTTGCGTGTCTTTTgatatgaaaaatgtgtgtgtgtgtctgaaagatGAGATTTCAGCCACTCTGAGATTTGAAGGCCTGTACCAGGGTTCAGCGTGACGGCCTGCGCTTGCTTGTATTTCGTCTCTCCTCTCACCCGGAGTGATGCTGTTACATTTTTCCACCAGGTGGGGGCAGCAAACGCCTCCTATTTGACTCATGCAGTTTGGCTATGGATGACTGTAATAGCCCTACTGCTCCATCATTCTTTTAAATGCACCTTCGATCCTTCCTTGCTTGTAAAAAAGGATATACGTACTTTCTTGTACCTTTTGACAGATTCAACACTCATGTTGATGCTTCAGTTGCATGGTTGGTGATTTGGGGGCTTTGATTGGCTCGCTCATGCATTTTCAAGCTCAGTTCTCTTCAAAATACATTGCTGGAAAATCCATATCCAAATGCATAAAATGATGggttatttaaatgtatttaattgagATTGTCCTGATGATTAGCTCATGgaatgtatttgcatattttctgaGGCAAATTCATTTTGTCATCTATTAGTGATATATTATTGCAGGTATGGAAGAAATCTGTAATCGTGAGAAAGATGCGGTAATGAGTCACTATACACGTAGGCTGTACACCCGTTACTATGACAATTATTTTAGAAagatgcaaaaagaaaaagaagattttCTACGTATTTAACCCTTTATGTTGTAAGATCACAGATACATGATTAGAAAGttcataactgaacattctaatgctgatgtcacaatccctactggtaattgaaagcaatggagttctagaacacggacttagaattctgaataaactttccaaataaaaaacTATTCTTTAAAGGGTTGAGAATACACTGGCAAGTACTCGTTTACTCAAGTAAACTGTCTCGCGCCTTGTCCCCTGATTATAGAACCGGCTCTGTGCAGAGAACTGGCAGAgtgttaaatgaataaaataaatgaaaggctGTGGGAAATGAACATGTGCAATGCTTGCCTTTTTTTAGGGGCTGGGCAGAGGATACATTCAGTCCCTGTCCCGGAGGTCGGAGCACACGGTCCGTCTGTCGGCGCCGGGACCCCAGCCTTTCGGAGGGGCGAGGCAGGTGTCCTGGCTGGAGAAGGGGTACAAGCCCCCCACGCCCTGGCAGGCGGCCTGCCGAAGCCCGTTCGGGCTGGTGGACGAGGCCTTCTCCCTCCGAAACCTGCAGCAGTCCATCGCCTACACCGTCAAGACCGCCGCCCAGCGCAAGGCCCTGCCGGAGCCCCCGGAGGAGTGGAAGGCCCGCGTGTCCTACGAGCCCCCCCCGGGGAACGGGGCCCGCTTCCGCCCCCCGCCGGCCTTCGCGTCCCCGTCCAAGAGCACGGCgtcggccccgcccgcccccgtcCCGCGCGCGCTCCCCCTCAGGATGCAGCTGCCCCAGAGGTCCGTGACAGAGTCCAGCGTCAGGTACATCGGGACGAGCTTCGTGGGTTACGGTGCCCAGCCGGCCTACAGGCCCTCCTACAACACGGGCTGGAGGTGGTAATGCAGCGCACTTGCAGAAATTTCGCTTTAACGCCTAAAACAGAAATAAGGAACACTGTGTCTgaatatatgcaaaaaaaaatcatgatttaccatttaccatattgtggctgtgtgtatatgagttaCTTTAGTGGTGTTGACTATAAAGAATGTATAACACACATCAACCATAGAGATAAAAAGCCGTACTGGCAGAAGGGGAATCCCCAGGTGAAAGAATTCCTTAAAAAGGGTAGTCTGGATGTAAGTCCAAGTGAAATTAATGTAGAGGCCTTCGAGGAAAGCTGTTGAAACACCAGTCGATTTGTGGCACAGCTTAAAGCCTAAATATCCGTCATCAATTTTGATACTTTGCTTCACTACACAGTCTATTTTGCTTTTTCTTCCGAAGTGTGGTACACGTGGACTCAAACTATGAAACCGTTTAGTGTCTTTGTAAATCTGGAAGTACGGTGTTGCCAGAATGACTTATTACGTGGAGGAGAAATTGGATCACAAAAAGCAGCCATTGTGGTCCACAGTAATGAAACTGAAGACGATATTGATTAGCATGTGAACTCGTGAGGATTCAATGATCGTGTGGGTCTGGGCTTTGGTTTTTTGAAAGATTTCAGACAGCCTGTTGGCATGAGGTTCAGGTTCAGTTGCATATATGAGTGAAGCTTTCTATCCTCCTTATTGTAGGCTCATAGGATCTAGGGGATTAACCTTAACATGTGTACTGTTTTCAAGTTGAACTATTGCACCAtccatatgaaatattaattttttttgtgaatataacTGACAATTCCACGGACTagaaatttgacatttaaaaaatgatactttTTCACATTATGGGCTATTTGCTATGacgtttatatattttttattttggtctaTATTTTGCTTCCTGCCACAGAATTATGctggagtgtgtatgtgcattttatgtgtgtgtgcttgtgtgtgctgcagaaAATGTAGAAGATGATGGACACTCAAATCAAAGTTTAATCAAAGTCTATATTTGCTGCCACTGAATGATGGTAATATGATAACgtatttgattttgattgtgCATGTTACAGAAGTGTAGAATTACTGTGAAGCTGTGGgaacaaaacaacacataaaAACCATTTGATCGTGTATAGAGGGACCAAGACCCTCATATCAAAGGGACTAAAATGAGTTGATACAAATGGACCGTGGATCATTCCCTGGGTTAGGGACCAACACATCTTGTAGAAttaaagtggggggaaaaaatgatgatTGGGGGAAAAAGAATGTTATTTGAGGGGGGTGGAGTTTCAGAGAAGTCGACTGTAACAAGCTGTGACTGTGCGTTTTTTTCAGTTCGTGACACATCAGTGCGGTGCTGCCCCTTTACGAATTTGGaagatgcacacaaacaaggGCTGACAAGCAACCTCGCTTGCTCTAGCCGACGAAGAGAGACGGCTGGTCATAACGTGTCAGCACTCCTCTTTGTCAAAAAGCCAGCGAGCACGCTGGGAAATATCAGGCCAGGACCCCTTATCTCTTCGAGGACAATCACTCACGCGCTACAGCTGCGACAGAAACAAACCGAGGAAAACAGAGCAGGGCATTTGAAAGTGATGTTAAAGGGCATGTAAGTCCAGTCGGGACAGCTTTGTTTGCTCTCGTGACTACGAATACGAGCTAGCTTCAGAATCTCGCTGTGAAGCAGCAATTTAACATTAGCTGGAACGCTAAACTAGG is part of the Anguilla anguilla isolate fAngAng1 chromosome 7, fAngAng1.pri, whole genome shotgun sequence genome and encodes:
- the LOC118232571 gene encoding synaptopodin-2, which codes for MRSARMVTADYICITVRGGAPWGFSLQGGGGDLHEPLRVSRVDKGGHAALAGLCEGDEVVSLNGRTCSDLTLADAMALMDSATDRLSLLVKRYQASDPLGPDGDQRHFGVQEPVEEGLESTTLQIWPRRELYISESQDEAYYGESESDPEISAKAPPAPASAGSRFVAPCPGGPQGPFTTGALVELQLSLADHTLEERDRAGGGGTALGDGRAGTAVTVTTEVAPRDPETRLRSAPTTSPCISSTLHIPISSREPLGQRGEVEVTLRGFGRGRRREEEGEEVRPRGCVDPQAAPPAQVSFSVSSSEGAETADQPDTESEGDPSKPSKHRARHARFRRSESLSEKQVKEAKSKCKRIALLLTAAPNPNSKGVLMFKRRRQRAKKYTLVSYGTGETEPEESDEEDEAQEFEFTLLDATESGLDEDFLAHAQRRGHILTLDWDTGLLEIEKKLDGGEDMECLPDTKGKGALMFAKRRQRVDEITAEHEEMRRKGLPVEAMVPEAEAPQVSKQMSYQVEEHTYVQSPGGQVYMDLNVQQQQQQQQQQQYQEYQQQQQLYEQQRAYQQQQYQQQQHYEQQQHYQQQQHYEQQQHYQQQHYEQQQQHQQQQQYQQQHYQQQHHYEQQQHYQQQQQQQQYSHTMNGIVSHQIDAQRSAAPNVTAKPYSGVQNRVPAPFLPSQSHAQAWTPTGSGEQIASRDERISVPAIKTGILQETRRRNASKPMFTFKEAPKVSPNPELLNLLNRQDKKPGFESEEDYLSLGAEACNFLQSTGGKKKVPPPVAPKPSINPASPPWSPQPENSSQATSQQAQYEAAAPAEAPPTEAPPPAPEKPPPTQQQATVSSWSPPEPQAQPLQAEAQSLSQNHEPAHQPVTSWAPAQSESQPQAPVTAWAPAQSESQPQAPVTAWAPVQSESQPQAPVTAWAPVQSESQPQAPVTAWAPAQSESQPQAPVTAWAPAQSESQPQAPVTAWAPAQSESQPQAPVTAWAPAQSESQPQAPVTAWAPAQSESQPQAPMTAWAPAQSESQPQAPMTAWAPAQSESQPQAPVTARAPAQSESQPQAPVTAWTPAQSKSQPQAPVTAWAPVQSESQPQAPVTAWAPAQSESQPQAPVTAWAPAQSESQPQAPMTAWAPAQSESQPQAPVTDWAPAQSESQPQAPVTAWAPAQSESQPQAPVTAWAPAQSESQLSWVSPPQPEQQPKPPPRKQHTWAPSSPPQVQVDTQVQPPWPQSSPTEAQVEAQPRWPSPPQPQSPATAWAPQPNHAPASAMASAQNHVAAHQPAKSQNPPERSAVPPPPPRRINSYTHVSKALSESPAGPGPAFGMPALRGKGAELFAKRQSRMEKYVVDSATVEANRAKAQSPTASLPGSWKYSSNIRAPPPLSYNPIQSPSYPPGAVKPAPSSGPAAKAKGKGKGKGKPVKPLHALDVMKYQPYQLNSSLFTYGPAVETSPKPTPSPVPAPSPAPVSQNQPIRYEKVAAVQPSGPMSAHYPVSSQQPQHPQHPPYGAAPGYQDGPSYQMSANSYQQPPNPVYQPGPSPPYQQVPSPSYQQVPSPAYHQAYNPAYQQAPSPPYPAAPSAPYQPAPNPLPPSSYVVPKFPVPSKAEPAAAGVVLAAPKPKFSAKKSAAQVWKPAAVEQEREDGNSGQPNTHQGSTADGIFVGLGRGYIQSLSRRSEHTVRLSAPGPQPFGGARQVSWLEKGYKPPTPWQAACRSPFGLVDEAFSLRNLQQSIAYTVKTAAQRKALPEPPEEWKARVSYEPPPGNGARFRPPPAFASPSKSTASAPPAPVPRALPLRMQLPQRSVTESSVRYIGTSFVGYGAQPAYRPSYNTGWRW